The sequence CGTGGCGCCCGGTCGTCAGGTTGTCGAGCGTCATGACGACGTCACCGGCCGCCAGGTGAGCGTCGCCCAGGTGGGAACCGATGAACCCGGCACCGCCGGTGATGAGGACCCGCATGGTCGCCCACTATAGGCGGGCGCAATATGAACAACACGTGAACTGCGCGGGGCTCCACCCGGGCTTTGGTGGTGTCTACTCGTCGTGGGGAGGGAGACCGTAGACCGAGCTGTTCCGGCGCTGACGGTCGGGGGCTCGATGCCCCGTGCTACTGGGGCTCGCCGGCGAGACCTTCTGAAGCGGCATTCGTCACCGGCTTGCGGAGAACCACGAACCAGCCAGCGTCGTCCCGGGCCGCTTCCAGCGCCATGCCCGCGCCGGTGAACCAGGCCCGCAGCTCGTCCAGGGTGTAGCGGTTCTCGATCGGGGCGCTCAGGCGGTCGAAGGTATCCAGCCACAGGGAGCGCAGCGGCTTGGCCCGGTAGGTCTGCAACGGCAGGCCCCGCAGGGCGGCGACCCGGTAGCGGTCGCCCAGTTGCCCGGGCAGCACGAGGCCGGCGTACAGGACGCCGGCGATCGGGGCGCTGAGCGCCCGCAGGGCCTTGTGGGGCAGCCGGACGGTCGCACGGCGCAGGCCGGCAGCCGCGGCGAGGCCGAGCGCTCGGAGGTTGCGCTCCACGGGGCGGCTGTAGAGGTACAGGAGCATGAGGCCGCCCGGCTCCAGATGGCGGACCAGGGTCTCGAACCCGGCCCGCGGATCGGGCAGGTGGTGGAGGACCCCCAGGCACGAGATGAAGCCGAAGCTTTCCTCGGCGAAGGGCGGGGTACGCAGATCGGAACGGACCACAACGACGTGGTCGAGGCCGGCCAGGTTGCGGGCGGCCGCCTGCACGGCGTCGGAGCCGTCGAGGGCCACAAGGGCCTCCAGGTGGCGGGCGGTGAAGACGCTGAAGCGCCCCTTGCCGCAACCGGCGTCGAGGCCCACCCGGCCGGCGAGCTCGTCGAGGGGCACGTCGGCGACGTAGTTGCGCCAGTAGGCCTCGTCCTCGGGCTGGATGGCATCGAAGGTCGTCCACTCGTAGCCGAAGCTGGCGAAGGTGCGTGCCGTGGCCTCGTCGGCGGGCCGGGCGGAGGCGTCGAGGTACCCGTCCCGCACCGGGAGGGGATGGCCCTGCTGGCATACCAGTGCATCGGTCCCATCCGCAGGGAAGGGGCTGCCGCACGTCGGGCAGCGGAGCCGCTGCCGGATGGCTGGGTGGAGCATGGCCGCATCTTGGCAGCCTGTGGATCAGACGGGTCCCTGGCGGAGCGGGTATGTCGACTGAGTACCACACCCGCCCCAGGGTGGCGGGCTATGGTTCCGGCGACGGTGCCCAGGCCCTCCGCGCCCATTCCAGCGTGCGCTCGATGCCCCGGGCCAGGGGGATCGCCGGCGTCCAGCCGAGCAGCTCGCGCGCAAGTCCGGGGTCGGGGCAGCGCCGCTGCGGGTCGTCCAGAGGGCGCTCCCGGAAGACGATCTCGGAACCTGACCCCGCCGCTGAGCGCACCCGCTCGGCGAGCTGCAGGACGGTGACCTCCTCCGGGTTGCCGATGTTGACCGGCCGGCCGGAGGCCCGCTCCGAGCCGAGCAGGCGGATGAAGCCTTCGATGGTGTCGTCCACGTAGCAGAGGCTCCGGGTCTGCGATCCGTCGCCGTGGACGGTCATCGGCTGCCCGGTCAGGGCCTGGCTGATGAATGCCGGGATGGCCCGCCCATCATTGCGCCGCATCCGGGGTCCGTAGGTGTTGAAGATCCGGGCGATGCGGACCGGCACCGCATGCTCACGGTGGTACGCCATGGTTGCCGCCTCGGCGAAGCGCTTTGCCTCGTCGTACACGCTGCGCACGCCGACCGGGTTGACATTGCCCCAGTAGGACTCGGGCTGCGGGTGCACCAGAGGGTCGCCGTAGACCTCCGACGTGGAGGCGAGGAAGAACCCCGCCCCCGTTGCGCGGGCAAGGCCCAGGCAGTTGAAGGTGGCGAGCGACCCGAGCTTCAGGGTGTGTATCGGGTGGCCGAAGTAGTCCACCGGCGACGCCGGCGATGCGAGATGCATGATCCACTCCAGCGGGCCGCTGACCTCCAGGCGCTGGGTGACATCGATCTGCTCGAAGGCAAAGCGGGGCTCGCCGCGCAGCGAGGTCAGGTTGTCCAGGGAGCCGGTCAGGAGCGTGTCGAAGCACAGGACCTCGTTGCCCTCTGCGATCAGCCGTTCGCACAGGTGGGAGCCGAGGAACCCCGCTCCTCCGGCGACCAGGACCCTCACGCCGGCCAGTTGACCGATGGCCGGCCGGTGGGCAGGTAGGTGAAGCCGGCCGACTGCAGCTCCGCCGGGTCGTACAGGTTGCGGCCGTCAACGACGAGGGGGTTGGTCATCAGCCCCTTCAGCCGCGCCCAGTCCAGGTGGCGGTACTCGGGCCACTCCGTGGCCAGGACGAGCGCATCGGCCGCCTCGGCTGCGGCGTAGGGATCAGCGGCGATCTCGAGTCCGGGCACCGCCTGAGCGGCTCGCTCGGCGGCCTGCGGGTCGCACCCGACCACCGAAGCCCCGCCGGCCAGCAGCCGGCCCACCAGGCGCGGGGCGGGCGAGTCCCGGAGGTCGTCGGTGCCCGGCCTGAACGCTAAACCGAGGACGGCGATGCGCTTCTGCTCCAGGTTCCCCAGGGCATCGGCGATCTTAGCCACGACCGCCTCCAGCGCCTCGTCGTTGATCCGGACGATCTCGTCCAGCAGGCGGAAGTCGTAGCCGAGCCGGTGGGCCTGGCGGTGGAACGTCGCCAGATCCTTGGGGAAGCAGAACCCGCCGAAGCTCAGGCCGGCATTGAGGAATGCCCGGCCGATGCGGGGATCGGCCCCGATGATGGCCGCCCCCGCGGTCAGGTCCGCTCCCGACGCCTCACTCACCCGCGCCCGCGAGTTTGCGTAGGAGATCTTGAGCGAAAAGAACGCGCTACAGCCGTGCTTGGCCAGCTCGGCGGTGGCGATATCGGTGGCGAAGTAGGTGGCACCGGCGTCGATCATGGGGGCGTACACCCGGCGCAATAGCGCGTGGGCCTCCTCGTTTCCCGCCCCCACCAGGATCCGGTCGGGGCCCAGGGAGCCCGCCACCGCGCAGCCTTCCCGGAGGAACTCGGGTTCGACGCCACAAGCAGGCGGTGGCGGGACAGCCGCCGCAGCAACGCCGACGCCCGCTCGGAGGTCTGCACGGGGACCGTCGACTTCTGCACCACGACCATGTCCCGGGAGGTCTAGGTGCCGATGGCCGACGCCGCCCGCTCGACCGCCAGAAGGTTCGGCTCGCCGGTCGGCCTGCCCGGCGTCCCGACGCAGATGAACGCGACCTCGCTGCCGGGGATGCCCTCCTTCGGATCGGTCTCGAAACGAAGGCGCCCGGCGGCACCCTCGGCGTCCATGAGCTCCTGGAAGCGCTCCTCGAAGAGGTGACTTCCCCGACTGCAGGAGGACCACCTTCTCCCGGTTGTCGTCGGGGCCGACCACCCGGTGGTCCAGGCTGGACAGCGTGGCGGCGGTGACGAGCCCGACATGGCCAGTGCCGATGACCACGATCTTCAGCTCGTCGCCCATCCCCACCCTTCTCCAGATGTGCGCGCCCAGGACGACGCTCTCTTAGAGGCCGCTCGCTCAGCGTGCCCTCTCGTGTGCATCAACGCCCTGAGCTGAGTTTGCTCCGCCCGGAACGAGACCTTTGTGAGCCTAGCCCAGGCACGGGCGCGCCGCAGGGCACCCAGCCGTTGGCGGCGTCCGGGCATGGACGCCCGCTACCCTGGCACGCGAGCGGCACCCCGCCAGGGGGGCGGGCCGGCCGCCGGAGGACTCGTGGCCGGTGCGCTCAAGGCAACATTCCTGGTGACCGCACCCCCGGACCGTTCCCCGGGGCAGCGCTTCCGGGCCGAGCAGTGGCTCAAGCTCCTGCCGGAGGGCGCCGTGGACGCCCGCGTGCTGGCTCTCTTCAACGAGGCGGAGTACCACCGCCTCCACCGCCCGGGCGGGACGGCCCGCAAAGCCGTGGACAACCTGGTGGCCCTCGGGCGGCGGGCGGCCCAGGTGGTTCAGGCGCAGCGAGCGGACGTCGTGTACCTGTTCCGGGAGGCGTTCATCCTCGGCCCGGCGTTCTTCGAACCCCTCCTGGAGCGCCGGGTCCCGGTGGTCTTCGACTTCGACGACGCCATCTGGCTGCTGGAGGCCAGCGAGGCGAACGCGTGGGTCGCCCGCCACCTGAAAGTGCCGGGCAAAGTGGACGGGATCATCGCCCGGGCCACCACGACCACGGTGGGCAACGACTATTTGGCCGACTACGCACGGCGATCCAGTGATCGGGTGCACGTGATCCCGACCACGCTGGACGTCGAGCGCTACTGTCCCCAGCCCCGAGAACCGAACGACCTCGTACGGATCGGCTGGAGCGGCAGCCCCACGACCTCCCGTTACCTCGGGCTCATCGAGCGGCCCCTCCGGCGGGCGCTGAGCGAGTTGCCGGTGGAGCTGGTCGTGACCGGAGACCCTGGCTTCGCCCTCCCGGGGGCCGAGCGGGTGCGGGTGCTGGCCTGGGATCCGGCAACCGAGATCGCCGAGGTGGGGGCCTTCGACATCGGGCTGATGCCGCTGCCCGACGATCCCTGGAGCCGGGGCAAGTGCGGCTTCAAAGCCCTCCTCTATATGTCGTTGGGGGTGACCCCGGTGGTATCGCCGGTGGGGGTGAACACCGAGATCGTCGCCGACGGGGAGAGCGGGGTCCTGGCCGACAGCGAGGACCAGTGGTTCACTGCGCTCCGGAGCCTGGTCGAGGATGCCGATCTCCGGCGTCGGCTGGGTGCCGCCGGCCGTAAGACTGTGGTCGAGCGGTACTCGGGAAACGTCTGGGCGCCGAGGTTTCTCGAGGTCCTTCAGGAGGCGGCGAGCCGGAGGATGGGGGACTAGCTCGGCGTTATGCCGCGTCCGTGAACGTGAGGGTCAACTCACCGCTGCCGCGCTGCACACCGGCGCAATCAGCACCAGAGTCGCCGCGCGGGCTCCAGGTTTACCCGCCCCACATCTTCCCCATACTCCCCACTTAGAGCATTCTCGTAAGAAGGGCGGCTAACCTTTAGCCTTGGTCGATCGCAGCCCATGTGCGAACGCCTCGCGGATCCGCAACGCCGTCCTCACGCCTTACAGAGAGCGTTCTTCGAGGCGGTCAGGCTGATCGTCAATGGCTGTGGGGCAGTTGCGGAAGGCAGTTAACCTCAGCCTTGCTGCACGCCCCATGCAGCGGTCGTCAAGGCAAGCCGGGTGGGTCCGGAGGCCGCCTCCCAGTCGCGTGTGCGGTTGTCCGCGACAAGCAGGTTCGCCTGATCGCCGCTGCGGAACGTATGACTTTGCGGCCAGGCTTCCGCCTCATACGCACGTCCGTCGCGGCCCACTACCAAGCAGGCTAGGCCCCGTCCCCACACTTGCCTGGTGAGGGAGCTTCGGCCACTTTCGAAACAAAGAGCTTCCCATTTGCTCATGACGTTGGGGGTTCGCAGATCGAGCATAAGGTCACGCCGCATGACGAAGGCATTCGTGCGGATGTGGGGATTCGGGAAGGCGGGAATAGCAACTGCTGCTCGGGCGTATTCCCTAATGACCCACCCTCGGTCCCGAAGGCTAAGTCTCCGAGACTTGCCGGATCCCTGAGACCTACCCCAAGGCAACAGAGCTGCAGGGAGCATGCGCCCAACTGACGACCTATGACTTTCCCAAGATCCACTGGCACCAACCACCCCTACGTCTGCAGTTTGGTGCGACAACAGCTTGCGCAGCCAGCCCTTATCCCGGATGACGCTGAAGGAATTCAGGAAGCAGAAAGTGTCGTATGAAAAGGCATGAGCAGCGGACCAATATGCGCCGATATCCCACCCTTCGTCCCCCAACGCCATCGACCGATTTCCGTGCCGAGCAAGGCGTTGCTGGTACTCAGGCGGCGCAACATCGCCGGGAAAGCCCTTGAGAACGACAACTAGTTCATAATCTACGCCAGCATCATACTCTTCAAGAGATCGCAGGAAGCGATCAAATGGTTCCCAGCCATTTGCCCAACGCGCCAGGTGTACCACGCACAGGCTGACCCCCTCAGCCATCGTGTCGATCAAGGCGGCCTAGCCGCCGGCCTCGGATCGCCATCCGAAGGATCAGAGCGTAGGCTTGGAGACGCTCCTTGGCGAGCGACCTTCGCCGTGAGCTCGTAGACAAGAGTGCCCAGACAGCTGAGCGGAGGGCCATCTCCGGCACGGTCATCGCCGCGACCACTTTGCGTCGCCACACTGATCCGTGGCGGTCAAAGAATCGTTGGGCGCTTTCATAGCTGTGCACAAGGCTCTGGGTCTCCAGCTTTTTGCGACTTGCTCCCCCAATATGGACTATTGGATGTGTGGATAGAAACCAGACACTAAATCCGGCCTCTCGGACACGGGCGCACAAGTCCAGGTCCTCGTAGAACATGAACATGGCCTCGTCCCACCCGCCCAAATCAATAGCGAGATCGCGTCGTATACAGAGGGCGGCTCCTGTTACCCAGTCAACTTGTCGCGAGGCCGAGGGAGCCCATTGCCGAAGTGTCGGAAACACTCGGTGCAACAGTGACTTGCTTAGAAACTCCGTCCACAAATTTGGTCCCGGACCGCAGGAGGCCTGTGGCCGCCCATCGGGGAAGACCAGAGTCGGGCCAGCCACGCCAGTCAGCGAATGTTCCCCAAGGAACACGGCAATATCATCCAACGCCTTTGGGTCTGGAATTGTGTCGTTATTCAGAAACATGATATACGGTGTACTCAACGCGTACATGCCCTGATTATTGGCGTAGGCAAATCCGCGGTTGGTAGGATTTTTAATCACCTGCACTTCGGGAAACATCTCTTGAATAAGGTCGACGGATCCGTCGGAAGAGGCATTGTCAACAACAATGACGGGTACACCCGCTCGGGTCAGAGGAGTCAGGCATTCGCGCAGTAGATGAGTACCGTTCCAGTTGACAATGACAACGCCCATCGAGGGCTGAGGGACCTCGCGATCGTCCATGCCGATCAATCATGCCGCACTATTCTGTCCTTGTGATGCGCGATGAACCCGTACTGGCTAAAGCGCCCGAGGCTGGGCGACCGACTTTGACGACTATAGCGATCCCCACATACAACCGATTGGGGCTTCTCGAACGCGCACTCGCCTCGGCGATGGCACAAGACTATGCGGACCTAGAAATTGTTATCTCTGACAATGCTTCAACAGATGGGACCGAGCAGTTCTGTAGGAGTGTCTGCGAGAAGGATGCACGAGTTAGGTACTACCGGCTACCGGAGAACGTGGGGCATGCCCGAAATTTTGCCGCGGCGTTTCGGCACGTGCGCGGGCCCTTCTTCCTATGGCTCGCCGATGACGATTGGATCGATTCGAATTTTGTGTCGCGCTGCGTCGAGAAGCTCCAGAGCCATCCGGATACGGTTCTTGTCTGCGGTGTGTGCATCTATTACCGTGAAGGTAACCCATCAGAGTTGAACGAACCAGTAGTGAATCTCCTCTCCGAGTCGCCCACGCGGCGAGTTCTCGATCACTATCGATCGGTAAAACGCAATGCCACGCTCCTGGGGGTCACTCGTAGCGCCTGCATTGAGGCCGATGCCTTCCCCACCGTCTTCGGAGGCGACTGGCTTCTGCTTGCCCGGCTGGCCTTTCAGGGGAAAGTCAACACCCTCGGGGACGTCGCTCTCCACCGGAGCCTTGGGGGCGAATCAGGGGATATGCGGGGCCTCGCGATGGGATTCGGTCTCTCTCCGGCGATCGCCCGGGTTCCCAATGTCGCCATCACCTGGTACGCCGTCCGCGATGTGCTCCGAGCCGATTCGTACCGCCGGATCGGTACCGTTCGGCGGGTGGCGCTTGCGGGGGAGGTGGGAGGAGCGCTCGCGGCGCGCTTCGGCGTGCCCTACCTCGTGCGCCGCATTCCGGGGGCGGCAGCCCCTCTGCGTCGAGTGCGGGATCGTTTCCGACGTTGAGAGTCCCCACGCCCCGGGCCGTCTACCGTGCTCTTTCACCAACCGAGAGGCTGGCCAGCTTGGTCCGGGCGTCCTCCTCGGCGGTCGCGTTCAGACGGGCGCACCTTGCCCTGCGTCTCGCATGGCCGCCGGCACTGCGGGACCGCGAAAGGCGGGTTCCCGCTGCATCCAGCCTTTCGTCCGAAGCCCCTTTAGTCACGGTGCTGATCACACGGACATCGCCTGAGGCAGTCCAGTTTTGTCGGCAGTCCTTGGATCTGTCGCTCACATTGCCATTCGAAGTCATCGTCGCCGACCGCCCCGATGGCCGGGCCCTTCCCGCCGTCCTGAACCGAGCGGTGCAGGAAGCCCGCGGGCAGATCCTCGTGTTCATGAGTGCCGACCTGCGGCTTGAGGGTTGGCCTTCGGTGCTTAAGGACTCCGTTATCGCCGGCGCTGTGACCCTCAGTGGCAAAGTGATCTCGGCCGGGGCAGAGGTGACCCAAAACGGGTCAACGCAGCGGCTCCATTGGGGCCTTAATGCGGACGAGCCCCCGGTCCGTTTCCGCCACCCGGTTATGGCGGCGTGCCCCCAGTTGCTGGTGATCACCAAGACAGCCTTCGATGACCTCAAGGGATTTGATCCAACCTTCGAGAACGGCTACGTCCAGGAATTGTGCCTGAGGATCCGCGATGCGGGGGTGACAGTAATGTTCGATCCCGGCCTTCGCGCAGTGGCCACCGGCCACGCCCGCCTCTGGCGAGCCACAGCTCACCAAGACGCTCCTGAGCTCGCCCGCCGATCCAAGGCGCTCGCCGCGCCCGGGCGCCCCCTCCGTGAGCACGATGGACTCCGCGTCTTGTTTGTTGAGGACCGAGTGCCTCACCCTCATCTGGGCCGCGGTCTGCCCCGCAGCCACGCCCTCCTGACCAGCCTGTGCGCTCACGGCCACCAGGTGACGCTCTACCCGCGGCTCTTCCCGAGGGAGGACTGGCACGAGATCTACAGCGACATCCCCGACACCGTACGAGTCGAACGGCTGAGCGGCCGGTTTGGCCTTCGATCGTTCCTTCGCCGCAACGAGGCGGCCTTTGACGCCGCGATTGTGAGCCGGCCGCACAACATGAGGGCCTACCGCCTGGCCGGCGGACTACATGGCCGAACGCCCGTCCTCTATGACGCTGAGGCGCTCTTCTGCCTGCGCGACATCGAGTTACAGAAGGTGCACGGGCACCCCCTCTCTCCTCAGCAGGAGGACACTTTGGTCCGCGCTGAAGTCGGCCTCGCGCGGGGTGTGAGTGCCGTCTTTTGCGTATCGAAGTCGGAGGCGGACCACTTCAGACAGGGAGGTATCGCCGATGTTCATATCCTGCGGCACATAGTGTCTGCTTCCTCAGATACGCCAGATCTCCGCGATAGGACAGAAATTCTCTTCATCGGTCCAATGGACAACCCCTTATCACCTAACGCCGACGGGGTTCAGTGGTTCGCCTCTGAAGTTCTCCCCCGTCTACGCCACATTCTGAATAAGGACGTTACCCTCCTGGCAGTCGGCGACCCGCCACCCGCGTCTCTGGCCCGCGAGCTTAGCGATCGCGTCCTCTTTCTCGGTCTTGTCGACGACCTCGCACCGCTATATAGAACCGCCAGGGCCTTTGTAGCCCCTGTGCGCTTCTCGGCTGGCATCCCACTTAAAGTCTGTGAGGCTGCCGCCGCCGGGGTGCCGGTCGCGACGACTCCCTTGGCCGCTCGTCAGCTGGGCTGGACCGACGGTGCCGACCTCGTCGTGGGAGGCTCGCCGGAGGAACTTGCACGCGCATGTGCTGCCCTCCTAGTCGATGACGAACTCTGGATCAGGGTTCGAGCCTCGGCGCTTGAACGGGTACGCAGCGAATGCTCGGCAGAGGCTTTCGAGGACACGCTCGAGAAGGCCCTACAGGCGGCGGCCAAGGCTCCCCCCGTACACTGATGAGGAAGGTGTACGAAGATCCCCCGCCAAGGGCCCTTTACACGAATGAGCACATTCCAAAGCGGCGCTGACGCCTCCTCCGTGCCCGGCGCAAACCCAACCTCCCTTGGTTCGGGGACGGCGGTCCGCGACATTCAACCCCCTGGGCGATGGTCGTCCGTTCGGTTCGGGGACCTCTGGCAATCCCGGGAACTTCTGTTTTTCTTGTCGCTTCGAGATATTAAGGTGCGCTATAAGCAGGCGTTCATCGGTGTGGGTTGGGCCGTCATACAGCCCATTTTCATGATGTTGGTGTTTTGGATTTTTCTTGGCCGCCTTGCGAAGGTCGGTTCCGAAGGACTTCCCTACAGCGTGTTTGCCTTCTCCGGGCTTATCCCATGGTTGCTTTTCGCCAACGGAGTTACGACTGCGAGCGACAGCCTGGTTAACAGCGCGAATCTCATCTCCAAAGTGTATTTCCCGCGCCTAGTGATCCCGCTCGCCGCCGTTGCATCCTGGGTACCTGATGTCTTTATTGGAATCTTGGTTCTTATCGGTGTTATGGCCGTCTATGGAATCGCGCCTGCCGGAGCTGTCGTCTTGTTGCCTCTCTTCATTGCCCTCGGATTCCTCACCGCAGTGTCGTTCAGCCTCTGGCTGTCGGCGCTGAATGTGGCATACCGAGATATTCATTACGCTGCGCCCTTCTTTATTCAACTGGGTCTGTTCCTGACCCCAGTCACCTATCCGTCCACCCTCGTGCATGCTCACCTTTTACGTCTGGCATTGAGCCTGAATCCTATGACCGGCGTCGTTGAGGGGTTCCGATGGGCACTCCTGGGCGGCGCTGCTCCATGGAGCGCGGTCGGCATCTCCTTCCTCGTCACTTGCATCATCCTGCTATCGGGTATTCTCTATTTTCGCCGTGTTGAACAATTCTTTGCAGATATCATCTGAGTCGGTGTGATCGATTCCGTGGAAGACCGTCAGCTTGCGGTTCGAGCCGAAAATTTGGGGAAGCTCTACCGCGTGGGAGCCACTCAAGGCGCCTATCGCTATCGTCTGTTGGGCGAAGAACTCGCAAATAAAGTTAGGCGAGGCCGCCTTGGCGATGACGGACGACCTCGCACCTTCTGGGCGCTCCGTAACGTCTCATTCGAAATCGGCCAAGGGGAAGTCGTCGGCATCATTGGTCGGAACGGAGCAGGAAAATCCACCCTACTCAAGATCTTGTCGCGAATCACAGCTCCGACAGAAGGCCACGTTCAGGTCCGAGGTCGGGTTGGGTCCCTGCTCGAGGTCGGTACGGGATTCCACCCGGAACTGACGGGGCGAGAGAACATCTTCCTGAGCGGCGCCGTGATTGGCATGCGTCGGGCAGAGACCCTCGCGCAATTCGATCAGATCGTAGCATTTGCAGGCATAGAAAGGTTCGTGGACACACCAATCAAGCGGTTTTCGACCGGGATGTACCTCCGCTTGGCGTTTGCCGTCGCAGCCCACTTGGAGGCGGACATTCTTCTCGTCGACGAGGTCCTCGCAGTTGGGGACGCCGATTTCCAGAAGAAGTGTCTAGGTAAGATGGCAGAAATAGGTGCGACTGGGCGTACTGTGTTGTTTGTGTCTCACAGCATGCCGACCCTTTTGCGACTTTGCCCACGGGTGATTCTGCTAGATCACGGCGGCGTTGTCGCGGACGGCGGGTCGGGCGAAGTGATTCGGGCTTACCTGGATTCCGGCCTGGGATCCGCCGAGAGAACTTGGGAGTCGATTTCCGTTGCCCCAGGAGACGAGGTCGCTCGACTCAAGGCAGTGCGTATTCGAACACGCGGCGGGGTCGTGAATGAAGAGGTTGACATCCGTCTTGCTGTGGGGATCGAGGTCCAGTATTGGCACCTTGCGAAGGATACAATCCTCAAACCATCCGTCAACGTACATTTGGTTAACGATTCTGGAGTGACACTTTTCGTATCTAATGACTTCAACAATGAAGCCTGGCGACAAACCGAGCGGCACCCCGGCGTCGTGACCACCACCTGCTGGATCCCCGGCAACTTCCTTGCGGAGGGACGCATCTTCGTGACCGCTGCTGTCAGTTCCTATAATCCAACCCTTGTGCATGCCATCCAGACCGAAGCAGTGGCCTTCCAGGTCGTCGATCGAAGCGTTGGTGACGGCGTTAGAGGCGAGTATGTGGGCGATTGGCCGGGCGTCGTTAGGCCCATGCTGGATTGGAGCGTAAGCACCGAAACCATTGAGGTTGATGCCGAAGGCAGACCCTCGTGAAAGTGGTCATCTTAGCGGGAGGGTTGGGCACGAGGCTTGCCGAGGAAACCGAAACGCGGCCAAAGCCGATGGTGGAAATTGGTGGCTATCCGGTCCTCTGGCACATCATGAAGCACTACAGCGCGTATGGCTTCAAAGAGTTCGTTGTGGCACTGGGCTATAAAGGCGAGATGATCAAACGATATTTCGTGGACTACATAACATTGTCAGGTGATCTCACCGTATCTCTCGGCCATGGTCACGTGAAGCGGCACGGCAGTCCGCAAGACGAATGGACGGTCCAACTAATCGACACGGGCAAAGACACGCAGACAGGGGGCCGAATCGCC comes from Actinomycetota bacterium and encodes:
- a CDS encoding ABC transporter ATP-binding protein, coding for MIDSVEDRQLAVRAENLGKLYRVGATQGAYRYRLLGEELANKVRRGRLGDDGRPRTFWALRNVSFEIGQGEVVGIIGRNGAGKSTLLKILSRITAPTEGHVQVRGRVGSLLEVGTGFHPELTGRENIFLSGAVIGMRRAETLAQFDQIVAFAGIERFVDTPIKRFSTGMYLRLAFAVAAHLEADILLVDEVLAVGDADFQKKCLGKMAEIGATGRTVLFVSHSMPTLLRLCPRVILLDHGGVVADGGSGEVIRAYLDSGLGSAERTWESISVAPGDEVARLKAVRIRTRGGVVNEEVDIRLAVGIEVQYWHLAKDTILKPSVNVHLVNDSGVTLFVSNDFNNEAWRQTERHPGVVTTTCWIPGNFLAEGRIFVTAAVSSYNPTLVHAIQTEAVAFQVVDRSVGDGVRGEYVGDWPGVVRPMLDWSVSTETIEVDAEGRPS